Proteins encoded by one window of Culicoides brevitarsis isolate CSIRO-B50_1 chromosome 2, AGI_CSIRO_Cbre_v1, whole genome shotgun sequence:
- the LOC134831730 gene encoding uncharacterized protein LOC134831730, translated as MSSNFLDIPGRKPPLPDTTSSFEDDDHSFIILGSSESHSFTSIDREIELLQDPLRSSSPIMEGLTDEQDLETLINSELDQSDYCSIPEICESLIATIKPGMVIATDDSRTMLKESLEEIITRSEQWKEHLVFTRKLLTTHHRLRTELLEMAKEVVKMKEIVDRLQEEKQEMSETLERETRKKSQLLKKFKNIRETESQKTEGVLMNSSDKSKSIWIRVLVVLLSLFVLVVSLCGLFMKIKGV; from the exons atgtcttcaaACTTTTTGGATATTCCTGGGAGAAAGCCTCCATTACCGGACACAACTTCATCATTTGAAGACGATGACCACAGCTTTATTATTCTCGGATCATCAGAAAGTCACTCATTTACATCGATCGACCGTGAAATTGAATTACTTCAAGACCCATTGAGAAGTTCATCACCTATTATGGAAGGTTTGACTGATGAACAGGATTTGGAAACTTTGATCAATAGCGAACTGGATCAAAGTGATTACTGTTCAATACCGGAAATTTGTGAGAGTCTCATAGCAACAATAAAACCAGGCATGGTGATTGCCACAGATGACAGTAGAACAATGTTGAAGGAAAGTTTAGAGGAAATTATTACGCGATCAGAACAGTGGAAAG aacACCTGGTCTTCACACGAAAGCTGTTAACCACACATCATAGGCTAAGAACCGAGCTATTGGAAATGGCGAAAGAAGTTGTCAAAATGAAAGAGATCGTTGATCGATTGCAAGAGGAGAAGCAAGAAATGTCAGAAACGCTTGAACGCGAAACCAGAAAGAAATCTCagttgttaaaaaagtttaaaaatattcgagaGACTGAATCACAAAAGACTGAAGGAGTCTTGATGAACTCCAGTGATAAATCTAAGAGTATCTGGATACGTGTTTTAGTGGTTTTGTTAAGTCTTTTTGTTTTAGTGGTCTCTTTATGTGGTctctttatgaaaataaaaggtgtatga